A stretch of DNA from Thermanaerosceptrum fracticalcis:
CCGCCTATACGCATATAGTTATAGGTTAGGCGTCCCCCACAGGTCATACTGAATAAGTCTAATATTTTTTCCCTGTGGATAAAGGGATAAAATACAGCCGTTACTGCCCCCAGGTCCATGACAAAGGTTCCAACCCCTACCATGTGGCTGGCAATCCGCTGCAGTTCCGCAAAAATCACCCGGAGATATTCTGCACGCTCCGGCACCTCTATGCCCATCAGTTTTTCCACTGTTTGTACATAAGCCAGGTTATTGCTCATGGAAGCAAGATAATCCAGGCGGTCTGTATAGGGAATAAACTGGGGATAGGTCCGGCTCTCGGCCAGTTTTTCCAAACCACGGTGAAGATATCCCAACACTGAAGTCCCACCTGTAGCCACTTCGCCGTCTAAGTGAATGACGAGGCGAAATACTCCGTGGGTACTGGGGTGCTGGGGACCCAAATTGACGGTGATTTCCTGTGTCCTCACTAGCTCTCCACCCCTATTTATTATGATTCGTTACCTTATCCAACGAAGTCTTTGCGCAGGGGATACCCCATAAAAGAATCATCCAGGAGAATGCGTTTAAGGTTGGGGTGCCCTGTAAACTTAATGCCAAACATGTCATAGACTTCTCTTTCCAACCAATCGGCAGAATCCCAAAGCCCCGTCATGGAAGGGACCACGGGTTTATCTTTGGCCACATTCACTTTTACGGTAAGCTTATCGGGCTTTTCGTAGGATCGTACTTGATAAACAACCGTAAAGTGTTGGGGCCAGTCAACTGCAGTCACATCATGCAAATAGGCAAAACCGTTTTCTTTTAAAAAGTCCATAAGTTTTGCCAATTGCTCGGGGGATACCTGAAGATGACCTTCCTGTATCTCTAACTCGGGGAAACTGTCTTTGATTAAAGCGTGAATGTTATTTTCCATACTTCTTTAACCTCACCTTTGTGGGATTGTTAATTTTCTCCTTAAGCTGAAGCATACCGTAAATTAAAGCTTCAGGCCGTGGAGGACAGCCAGGAATATAAACATCCACCGGCAAAATCTCGTCTGCACCAGGCACAACAGCATAGGAGTCGGCAAAAGGTCCTCCGCCAATGGCACAGTTTCCCATGGCGATAACCCATTTAGGTTCTGGCATCTGGTCATAAATTCTTCTAACGGCAGGCGCCATTTTTTTCGTGATGGTTCCAGCCACAATCATGACATCGGCCTGTCTGGGGGAGGGCCGGAACACTTCATAACCGAAACGGGATAAATCATAACGGCTTTGTGTGGAACAGATCATTTCGATGGCACAACAGGCTAAGCCAAAGGATACTGGCCACAAGGAATTGCCCCGGGCCCAGTTCAGGACGGTATCCAGGGAGGTTAAGAGGATATTTTTCTTAACCATTTCCTCAATTTCTTTTTGTTCTTTTTCTTGATCTACTGCCATTCAAACGCTCCCTCCTTCCAGGCATACCAGAAGCCTACCACAAGTATGGCAAGAAAAATAAACATTTCTACAAAAGCGAAGAAACCTAATTTTTGGAACGTTACTGCCCAGGGATACAGGAAAATTGTTTCTACGTCGAAGACGAGAAAAACAAGGGCGTACAGGAAATAATTGATTTTAAACTGTACCCAGGTTTCACCAATGGTCTCCATACCACACTCATATGTTTCTAATTTTACCTGGTGCGGCTTCTTGGGACGTAATAACCAGTTGGTAGCTAAGGCTGCAAAACCGAAAATAATACCGAAAATGAAGAACAATCCTATGGCCCCGTATTGCTGAAGCATTATATTACCTCCTTTCCCCTGTTATTTTTAACCCCAAACACTCTCGTGACTAGGGGTAAAGAGCTGTAGTGCGTGAAGTTTTTCACACAAGGATCAAACATATTTAATTTTCGCGAAAGAATAGCTCCTTTCCTCTTCCTTCTCTATAATAACCCATTATTCTTTCTTATCAAGATAAAATCAAATATTTTATACATATTAAATAACCTCAATATAAAATCCCCTCTTATGTTTTCTATCTTGAACCATAGTTTATAAATGCCCATCCGAAAACAACTCGATATTACTGCAAAAATTCCTTTCCTAAAGGATATTTTTCTGTTTTAATCATCTATTATTATAACTTTTCATTATCTTTTGCATAAAACTTTGCCGGTGAATTTCACAGGGGCCATAACGCCTGATAGCTTCCACATGACGGGGTGTAGCATATCCTTTATGCTCTTTGAATCCATATTGCGGGTATATTTGATCAAGTACATCCATCACCCTGTCGCGGTATGTCTTGGCAATTATAGAAGCTGCTGCGATAGCAGCGCATTTACAGTCTCCCTGAACAATACCTTCCTGGGGTATATTAAGAGGAAGCTTTAATGCATCAATGATCAGGTAATCAGGCTGGATTTTCAAAGACTGTACAGCCTTAACCATAGCTTTTATAGTGGCTTGATAAATATTAATACGATCAATCTCCTGATGATCACAGATGCCAATGCTCCAGGCTATACATTGTTCTTTGATTAACTCTGCCAATTTGGAACGCGCATCCAAGGTCAATTGTTTGGAATCATTAAGGCCGGGAAGACTGCAGCCGGAAGGTAAAACAACACAGGCAGCCACCACAGGCCCGGCCAGGGGACCGCGTCCCGCTTCATCAAGCCCGGCTATATGTGTATAGCCATTTTTTCGTAAGTCTGTTTCCTTTTCCCAAAGTATACTCAGGCGTTCTTCTTCCGCTATCTGTGAAGCTAACTCTTTTTGATAACGTCTAAGCAGAGTCTGGACGCCTTTACGCGCATCCTGCTGAAACCGCGCCATTATTAGGGGCAAGGCCTCCCGGGGAGCAGTAGACAACATTTTCCTAATTTCTTCTATGGTCAAACGCCTAAGTTCCATAATCTCTCCACTCATATAGTCATATTATAGTATAAATTATACAATTTATAAATATTATTATATATAGAAATTTATTTTTTATTCTATTTTTGTGGTTCTTGATCCAAGGTAACCTGCCCCAATTTGCCGGCACGAAATTCATCCAGCAGCATAATGGCGCCCTTTTCCAGGTCGGGAACACCCCCCGGCCGCAGGAAACCCCTTCTTTTACAGATATCTGTTAACATGAGAAAGACGTCCTCATTTTCCGTAATCTTATAGCGGGTCTCAACCCGTCCCGGTGCATGCAGACGGAACCAGTTTAAAAGCTCGAGACTGAGTTCCACCGGGTCGTAAGCATTTTCACTGATCGCTCCGGTAGCCGCCAGTTTGAACCCTACCTGGGGGTCTTCAAATTTGGGCCATAAAATCCCCGGCGTATCTAAGAGTTCCAAATCCTTTTCCAGGCGAATCCACTGTTTCCCCCGGGTAACACCGGGCCGGTCAGCAGTTTCAGCAGCACCTTTTCCCACCAGGAAATTGATGAGGGTAGACTTACCCACATTGGGTATGCCAACAATCATCATACGGATGGTTTTGTTGATGATCCCTTTGTTCTTACGTTTTTCCAAAAGGTTTTGGGCCTGGCTTTGAATTGCCTCCAATAATTGTTTTTTAGCACTGCGGGAAGCCCCTTGGAGGGCATTAAAAGGCAGCACGACCAGTCCCTGGTCACTGTAATACTGAGTCCACAGGCGGGTTAATTGCTCATCTGCTAAATCCGCTTTGTTTAATAACATCACCCGGGGCTTATCACCAACAATCTCATCAATTAAGGGATTCCGGCTGCTTAAAGGCAGTCTGGCATCTACTATCTCTATCACTACATCAACTAATTTGAGATTTTCCGTAATGAGCCTTCTCGTTTTGGCCATATGACCAGGAAACCATTGAATCACGCATGCGCCTCCTTAGTAAATTTTCCCTACCCTGGAGAGGGGCCAATAGCGGTACTGGGCTTTCCCCACCACCAGCCGCGCAGGAACATAACCCCAGGAGCGGCTGTCTTCACTGCTGTCTCTGTTATCCCCTAAAACAAAATAATGGCCGTCCGGGACCACCACAGGCCCAAAATCCTGATATTTTTCGTTGTTAATATAAGGTTCGTCTAATAATTTACCGTTTATGTAAACTTGATTATTCCTGATACTAATAATTTCGCCACCCATACCAATGACGCGCTTAACCAGATGCTTGGACGTGTCTTTAGGGAAACGAAAGACAATAATGTCACCGCGTTGGGGTTCTTCGTACCAATAGCTGAATTTGGTCACGATGATCCGATCGTTAATTAACAATATTGGTTCCATGGAACGGGACGGTATCCAGAATAATTGCACAATAAATGTTTTGATAATAACCACCAGGAAAAGAGCAACAAGCAAGGACTGCAACAGTTCCCGCAAGGTAAAGGCACCTTGATTTGTTTTATTCTCCCTTTCCACCGCTTTCACCTTCATATCCTCCTAAGAATAGGTTAAAAGGGACTGACAGCTCAGTCCCTTCATAACGTCATTATTCTCTTTCTTTAATTCTGGCGGCTTTGCCTCTTAGTTCACGGAGGTAGTAAAGTTTTGCCCTGCGCACACGACCTTTACGGATAACCTCTATCTTCTCAAGTCTGGGTGAATGTACAGGGAAGCAGCGCTCTACACCAACACCGTAGGATACACGGCGTACAGTAAATGTTTCATTCAAACCGCTGCCTCTTCTTTTGATAACTACTCCTTCAAAGGCCTGAATCCTTTCACGGTTTCCTTCCACAACCTTTACGTTAACGCGTACGGTATCACCGGGGCGGAACTCAGGAATATCTTGACGCATTTGCTCTTTTTCCACAGCTTTTACTAAGTCCATACTCTATACCTCCTTCCCGCGTAGACGTTCATATCTTGCCCCTTTGTCAAGACAGCGGACCGTCCTGATAGCCATTACGGCAGGTAACCGTCAAGTATTATACCATAAAGTTAAATTGGAAAACAACTTATTTCCACCATTTTTCGCCTAAAATCCTATCCAAAATGATGGCTACCGCGCTGCGTACGGAGAGATGATTATAATTACCCTTCCCGTAGATGGGTTCCAGTACATAATCGGCACTTTCCATGACTTCTCCAATCATTCCCCAGCCGGTACCAAAAAGAAAGAAAAAATTATTCTCTTCATCCCTCTCGATAATTTCCCTTAGAGCCCGGTAACCAATGGTCCGGGGGTAAACCCGGGCATCTGTAACTACAGTGTAGACCGGTCCGCTAAACTGTTCCTGGATTTTTGCCCTGGCCCTTTCAATGGAATCGATAAGTTCCACGCTATTTAAGGCTTCTTTCCGGTCCGGATTGTACTGGGCCCCATATCCTTTCTGCCAGTAGTCGATAATTTCCTGGACAAGTTTATGCTGTGTAGGCAGGGGATGAATAATATAATATTTCTCCAGATTATAAGTGGTTACACAGCGGGCAATATCATGAATATCGAGATTGGTCACAGAAGTAGCCACTGTTTCCAGATGCTTATTGTAAACAGGATAGTGAACAAGCCCTAAAAAAAATCGATTAGCCATTGGTTCCTTTCTCCTCATTGGCTATCTCTGCCAAAAGTTTTAGGTCTTCTTTCGTAAGATTTACCTTCTCCAGTAGTTCCGGGCGGCGCTCTAAGGTTCGTCTCAGGGACTCTTTGCGCCGCCACAGGCGAATTTTTTCATGATTTCCGGAGAGGAGTACATCCGGCACATTCATCCCTCTAAAAGAGCGGGGCCGCGTATAGTGAGGATATTCCAACAACCCATCGTAAAAAGAATCAGAAACAACGGATTCACTTTCACCCAACACGCCGGGAATTAAACGGCTGACGGCATCAATAATCACCATGGCGGGAAGCTCTCCCCCCGTGAGCACATAGTCCCCAATAGAGATTTCTTTATGGGCCAGGGCCCGAACCCTTTCGTCAAAACCTTCATAGTGGCCGCAGATAAAGACTAAGCTTTGCTCTTTGGCTAACTCCTTGGCCAGTTCCTGGTTAAACTGTACACCCTGGGGTGACATGAGAAGAATTTGGCCCGGATATGTGACGAGATCACCGAGTTTATCCTCCAAAGCCAGGTAAATAGGATCCGGCTTTAAGACCATACCGGCCCCTCCCCCAAAAGG
This window harbors:
- the trmD gene encoding tRNA (guanosine(37)-N1)-methyltransferase TrmD — encoded protein: MNIYVFTIFPEMFEGPLNTSILKKAREKKILNIELIDFRPYSPSKHKNVDDAPFGGGAGMVLKPDPIYLALEDKLGDLVTYPGQILLMSPQGVQFNQELAKELAKEQSLVFICGHYEGFDERVRALAHKEISIGDYVLTGGELPAMVIIDAVSRLIPGVLGESESVVSDSFYDGLLEYPHYTRPRSFRGMNVPDVLLSGNHEKIRLWRRKESLRRTLERRPELLEKVNLTKEDLKLLAEIANEEKGTNG
- a CDS encoding NADH-quinone oxidoreductase subunit C, with product MENNIHALIKDSFPELEIQEGHLQVSPEQLAKLMDFLKENGFAYLHDVTAVDWPQHFTVVYQVRSYEKPDKLTVKVNVAKDKPVVPSMTGLWDSADWLEREVYDMFGIKFTGHPNLKRILLDDSFMGYPLRKDFVG
- the ylqF gene encoding ribosome biogenesis GTPase YlqF, with protein sequence MIQWFPGHMAKTRRLITENLKLVDVVIEIVDARLPLSSRNPLIDEIVGDKPRVMLLNKADLADEQLTRLWTQYYSDQGLVVLPFNALQGASRSAKKQLLEAIQSQAQNLLEKRKNKGIINKTIRMMIVGIPNVGKSTLINFLVGKGAAETADRPGVTRGKQWIRLEKDLELLDTPGILWPKFEDPQVGFKLAATGAISENAYDPVELSLELLNWFRLHAPGRVETRYKITENEDVFLMLTDICKRRGFLRPGGVPDLEKGAIMLLDEFRAGKLGQVTLDQEPQK
- a CDS encoding ribonuclease HII, whose translation is MMELRRLTIEEIRKMLSTAPREALPLIMARFQQDARKGVQTLLRRYQKELASQIAEEERLSILWEKETDLRKNGYTHIAGLDEAGRGPLAGPVVAACVVLPSGCSLPGLNDSKQLTLDARSKLAELIKEQCIAWSIGICDHQEIDRINIYQATIKAMVKAVQSLKIQPDYLIIDALKLPLNIPQEGIVQGDCKCAAIAAASIIAKTYRDRVMDVLDQIYPQYGFKEHKGYATPRHVEAIRRYGPCEIHRQSFMQKIMKSYNNR
- a CDS encoding RNA methyltransferase encodes the protein MANRFFLGLVHYPVYNKHLETVATSVTNLDIHDIARCVTTYNLEKYYIIHPLPTQHKLVQEIIDYWQKGYGAQYNPDRKEALNSVELIDSIERARAKIQEQFSGPVYTVVTDARVYPRTIGYRALREIIERDEENNFFFLFGTGWGMIGEVMESADYVLEPIYGKGNYNHLSVRSAVAIILDRILGEKWWK
- a CDS encoding NADH-quinone oxidoreductase subunit B, with translation MAVDQEKEQKEIEEMVKKNILLTSLDTVLNWARGNSLWPVSFGLACCAIEMICSTQSRYDLSRFGYEVFRPSPRQADVMIVAGTITKKMAPAVRRIYDQMPEPKWVIAMGNCAIGGGPFADSYAVVPGADEILPVDVYIPGCPPRPEALIYGMLQLKEKINNPTKVRLKKYGK
- the lepB gene encoding signal peptidase I, translating into MKVKAVERENKTNQGAFTLRELLQSLLVALFLVVIIKTFIVQLFWIPSRSMEPILLINDRIIVTKFSYWYEEPQRGDIIVFRFPKDTSKHLVKRVIGMGGEIISIRNNQVYINGKLLDEPYINNEKYQDFGPVVVPDGHYFVLGDNRDSSEDSRSWGYVPARLVVGKAQYRYWPLSRVGKIY
- a CDS encoding NADH-quinone oxidoreductase subunit A — encoded protein: MLQQYGAIGLFFIFGIIFGFAALATNWLLRPKKPHQVKLETYECGMETIGETWVQFKINYFLYALVFLVFDVETIFLYPWAVTFQKLGFFAFVEMFIFLAILVVGFWYAWKEGAFEWQ
- the rplS gene encoding 50S ribosomal protein L19, which translates into the protein MDLVKAVEKEQMRQDIPEFRPGDTVRVNVKVVEGNRERIQAFEGVVIKRRGSGLNETFTVRRVSYGVGVERCFPVHSPRLEKIEVIRKGRVRRAKLYYLRELRGKAARIKERE